The Acinetobacter chinensis genomic sequence ACCCATTGCAAACAGCAGTGAATAAAAGATAGTTCCTGAAATATTTTTATGCATCCGTGCTTTCCATAGGGATTCAAAACTGCATTCTAGCAATGCCACTACGCTCATCACAGCAATACTGCATGGAACTTTAGTCGAAAACTTAGCTTATCACAAAAAAATCCACCCACAGGCAGATCTTTATTCCAGTTCTGAGGTCTTTGACTGAAATATTATTTAGACTTTTTCGCCTTTTTTACAGTCTTTGTTTTTGTTCCGGTAACCGTGGCTTTATTGCTGCTCGCATATAAAACTTTAGCTTCTGCCATACTCTTGTTCAGATCTTCAATACGGGCATTGTTGGATGGATGTGTCGAGGTGAAACGTGCCACTCCATTATTACTGCTTGAATCGAGCTGATTCATTTTTTTCCATACAGATACTGCAGCTTCAGGATCATAACCTGCTTTTGCCATCAGCATTAGACCACCACGGTCAGCCCTGGATTCAAGACTCCGTGAATAAGGCAGCCCCACACCATATTTACTGCCAAAATCGACCGCCTGGGAGCCCATTGATCCAAGTTTATCTCCTGCGTAGGTTTTACCTGCATCCACTGCAAGTTTAGTCAGAGCCTGGGCACCAATTTTACTCTTTGCATGTTCCTCCAGGGCATGGGTAATTTCATGTCCCATTACTGCCGCAATTTCTGCATCTGTCAGTTTCAGATTATTGACAATTCCTGTGAAAACAACCACCTTCCCACCTGGAACAACAAAAGCATTAACCTCATTCGATTTTATTACAGCCAGCTGCCAGTCAAATTTCTGACCCGTTTTATTGGCTTCATCTGCAAAAGGCAACATACGCTGATAAACAGCATTTACACGTTTATAAGTTGATGATGATGTATCGAGTGCCTTCTGAGTCTTCGCATCCGCGATCAGGGCTTTATAATCTTCTGCGGCATTCAGATTCAGTGTTGCAGAATCATTGCCCGTAAATTCAGCAATTGTGGAACATCCGGACAATAAAACTGCTGCGCTGATTCCAGCCAGGATTTTTTTCTTAATCATTATTTCACCAAAAAATATAATTTTTAAAATAATTTAAAGTTCATGTGAACGATTCAAAACATGAATCAGCTCACAAAAATAGATTGTTTTAAATTCAATTACAACAAAAAAAGCTCCCGAAGGAGCTTTTTAATCATTCAATACTCTTTCAGGAGCATGAATTATGCATCAAAAGGATGACGCATTACGATTGTTTCGTCACGATCCGGACCAGTTGAAATGATGTCAATTGGACATTCAATCAATTGCTCAAGACGTTTTACATAGTTGATTGCTGCCTGTGGCAACTGATCCAGTGATTTAGCACCAAAGGTAGATTCTGTCCAGCCTGGCATTGTTTCATAGATCGGTTTCAAAGTTTCAAATGCAAGTGCATCTGATGAACCTACGCAACCAGAATCAGCAGCTTCATAACCTACACAGATTTTCACTTCTTCTAAACCATCTAAAACGTCAAGTTTAGTTAAGCAGATACCTGAAAGTGAGTTTACGTCTACTGAACGACGTAGAATTTCAGCATCAAACCAGCCACAACGGCGCTGACGACCAGTAGAAGCACCAAACTCAGAGCCAACAGTACCTAAGTGTTTACCAATCGCATCACCAACATCGTTAGCAGCATCGTAAACCAGTTCAGTTGGGAACGGACCAGCACCTACACGGGTTGTATACGCTTTAGTAATACCCAGTACATAGTCAAGGTGCAGTGGACCAAGACCTGAACCTGAGCTTACGCCA encodes the following:
- a CDS encoding M48 family metallopeptidase → MIKKKILAGISAAVLLSGCSTIAEFTGNDSATLNLNAAEDYKALIADAKTQKALDTSSSTYKRVNAVYQRMLPFADEANKTGQKFDWQLAVIKSNEVNAFVVPGGKVVVFTGIVNNLKLTDAEIAAVMGHEITHALEEHAKSKIGAQALTKLAVDAGKTYAGDKLGSMGSQAVDFGSKYGVGLPYSRSLESRADRGGLMLMAKAGYDPEAAVSVWKKMNQLDSSSNNGVARFTSTHPSNNARIEDLNKSMAEAKVLYASSNKATVTGTKTKTVKKAKKSK